Proteins from a single region of Pyrus communis chromosome 6, drPyrComm1.1, whole genome shotgun sequence:
- the LOC137738022 gene encoding xyloglucan endotransglucosylase/hydrolase 2-like: MGIASLALLVGLAFSSLIAATYAGNFYQDFDLTWGGNRPKIFKGGQLLSLSLDIVSGSGFQSKKEYLFGRIDMQLKLVPGNSAGTVTAYYMSSQGPTHDEIDFEFLGNVSGDPYVLHTNVFTQGKGNREQQFYLWFDPSKNFHTYSIIWKPQHIIFLVDNTPIRAFKNAGKVGVPFPKSQPMRIYSSLWNADDWATRGGLVKTDWSKAPFTAYYRNFNVIDSKSSNSLSEWQTNELDAPSRRRLRWVQKYFMIYNYCTDLKRFPRGAPAECRRSF; the protein is encoded by the exons atgggaattgCTAGTTTGGCTTTGTTAGTGGGATTAGCTTTCAGCTCTTTAATAGCAGCAACTTATGCTGGAAACTTTTATCAAGATTTTGACCTAACATGGGGTGGCAACCGCCCTAAAATATTCAAGGGAGGTCAGCTTCTTTCTCTGTCTTTGGACATAGTTTCTGGCTCTGGGTTTCAGTCCAAGAAAGAGTATCTGTTTGGGAGGATTGATATGCAGCTTAAGCTTGTTCCTGGGAACTCTGCTGGCACCGTCACTGCATACTAC ATGTCCTCTCAAGGTCCAACACATGATGAAATCGACTTCGAGTTCTTGGGAAATGTTAGCGGCGACCCTTACGTTCTGCACACCAATGTTTTCACTCAGGGCAAGGGAAATAGAGAGCAGCAGTTCTATCTCTGGTTTGACCCCTCAAAAAACTTTCACACTTACTCCATCATCTGGAAGCCCCAGCACATAAT CTTCTTGGTTGACAACACTCCCATCAGAGCATTCAAGAACGCTGGAAAAGTTGGTGTCCCATTCCCCAAGAGCCAACCCATGAGGATATACTCAAGCCTTTGGAATGCAGATGACTGGGCCACCAGAGGAGGGTTAGTGAAAACTGATTGGTCAAAGGCACCCTTCACAGCATACTACCGAAACTTCAACGTCATTGATTCCAAATCATCCAATTCCTTATCGGAATGGCAGACCAACGAGCTCGACGCTCCCAGCAGAAGACGTCTGAGATGGGTTCAGAAATATTTCATGATTTACAACTATTGCACCGACTTAAAACGCTTCCCGCGAGGTGCTCCAGCTGAATGCAGACGATCTTTCTAG